In one Methylobacterium sp. SyP6R genomic region, the following are encoded:
- a CDS encoding glycosyl hydrolase family 8, whose product MSRLPALACAAALLLTTVPGRAQAPQVPQSVQAPDGAQDQVAQGQEPTPVPPATAVPSLPQPAPAGDAPGRAGPAPSLAGSLGDDPGWRAYRARFVTEKGRIVDTANGFISHSEGQGYGMLLAVAAGDRPAFERIWGWTRANLMVRSDELLAWRWAPDHRPAVADMNNATDGDILVAWALTEAAEAWGEPSYRTAARRIAVEFGRKTILFRAAPGPLVLPAVAGFAARDRADGPLVNLSYWVFPAFQRLGIVAPEYDWASVIRSGIEILRRSRFGPSALPTEWISAKDEGLRPADGFPPLFSYNAIRIPLYLAWAGVGRPEDYAPFRTLWGGIDRERLPIVDTRDGRPVEWLTEPGYTALPALVACAQDGTPFPESLRSVQDGQNYYPTTLHLLALVAARMRYPQCLK is encoded by the coding sequence ATGAGCCGCCTCCCCGCCCTCGCCTGCGCGGCGGCCCTGCTGCTGACGACGGTGCCCGGACGGGCGCAGGCCCCTCAGGTGCCGCAATCCGTCCAGGCGCCCGACGGCGCACAGGATCAGGTCGCGCAGGGACAGGAGCCGACCCCCGTGCCCCCCGCCACCGCCGTGCCGAGCCTGCCCCAGCCCGCCCCCGCGGGCGACGCGCCCGGCCGCGCCGGGCCGGCCCCCTCCCTTGCCGGCAGCCTCGGGGATGATCCCGGCTGGCGCGCCTACCGGGCCCGGTTCGTCACCGAGAAGGGCCGCATCGTCGACACCGCCAACGGCTTCATCAGCCATAGCGAGGGCCAGGGCTACGGCATGCTGCTGGCGGTGGCGGCGGGCGACCGGCCGGCCTTCGAGCGGATCTGGGGCTGGACCCGCGCCAACCTGATGGTGCGCTCCGACGAATTGCTGGCCTGGCGCTGGGCGCCGGACCACCGCCCGGCGGTCGCCGACATGAACAACGCCACCGACGGCGACATCCTGGTCGCCTGGGCGCTGACCGAGGCGGCGGAGGCCTGGGGCGAGCCGTCCTACCGCACGGCGGCGCGGCGCATCGCCGTCGAGTTCGGCCGCAAGACGATCCTGTTCCGCGCCGCCCCCGGGCCGCTGGTGCTGCCGGCGGTGGCGGGATTCGCCGCCCGCGACCGGGCCGACGGGCCGCTGGTCAACCTCTCCTACTGGGTCTTCCCGGCCTTCCAGCGGCTCGGCATCGTGGCGCCGGAATACGACTGGGCCTCGGTGATCCGCAGCGGCATCGAGATCCTGCGCCGCTCGCGCTTCGGCCCGAGCGCGCTGCCGACCGAGTGGATCTCCGCCAAGGACGAGGGCTTACGCCCCGCCGACGGCTTCCCGCCGCTCTTCTCCTACAACGCCATCCGCATCCCGCTCTACCTCGCCTGGGCGGGGGTCGGCCGGCCGGAGGATTACGCGCCGTTCCGGACCCTGTGGGGCGGGATCGACCGCGAGCGCCTGCCGATCGTCGATACCCGCGACGGCCGCCCGGTCGAGTGGCTGACCGAGCCGGGCTACACCGCGCTCCCGGCCCTCGTCGCCTGCGCGCAGGACGGCACGCCCTTTCCGGAAAGCTTGCGCAGCGTGCAGGACGGGCAGAACTACTACCCGACGACGCTCCACCTCCTCGCCCTGGTCGCGGCCCGGATGCGCTATCCCCAATGCCTCAAATGA
- a CDS encoding cellulose biosynthesis cyclic di-GMP-binding regulatory protein BcsB codes for MAALLLCFSATPVLAQSFLGTGPAERLTLPPGGEPMRAPPRPQGQAPQGQAPQGQTPQSQAPQSQAPQSQAPQSPAPDVDPARRTMPVIGTVAAARRFPAGFRGYRLAGEEDGLTFPVYLTEAQARGAAKLRVSYLSAISVAPEASELSGSVNGTRVGWTRIQAPGAVKVVEFPIPEGLLKPGTNAVALTASQRHRVDCSTEATYELWTQIDPSRSGLVVAQAGDLDLKTLAAIEPDESGALPVGVLLTERPSPERLERMIGAVQALALVGRLAGPAVSFGPALTGRAGVTLVVGTAAEIRGTEGLEELGPITGPRVALLAPRANRAPTLVVTGASAADVRRAIATLASPGDDTGTPAGLRLAELARGFPVRGGESLTLEQLGVTSREFNGRLLRVGFAVRFPADFVPADYGKVMLHLAGGYAAGLDPSARIVVDINGRNAASVPLPYSRGEVFSDSAIPLPLSLWRPGLNRVEISAQLPTTADRACDTLAPGAKRARFLFLDRTRIDVPALARAVRSPDLAAVKAGAVPFLAPGLAASGPRPRLVLPTPDRDSASAAATLAARLAIAAGRVIDFEVASDEREAGGGAHLVVAPVRALTPAALEAVGLDPGQVRGIWEGRAETVATPGPFGAEGVVTLDRLRRNLPMRCALPSFTTPLRTAAAPVQGPVQGLVQVQPASVQAASPAPGPDPADGPADSEADLVARWDESARGFSVPAVLANAWTGLVQRAAEARDLVLRLAGGPAPEAVPLNPRASLIIAQGSGGRVADGTVVVTAPNASMLKASVSCLVDPAVWTGLSGQAAFLDASDGSLGTVQPRRVGLIETQRRSLANLRLVSAAWLSLNPGAYVAMTLVMALCLGLATTSLVRQLGRRNR; via the coding sequence GTGGCAGCACTCCTCCTGTGTTTCTCTGCCACCCCCGTCCTCGCCCAGAGCTTCCTCGGCACCGGGCCGGCCGAGCGCCTGACCCTGCCGCCCGGCGGCGAGCCCATGCGCGCGCCGCCGCGGCCGCAAGGCCAAGCACCGCAAGGCCAAGCACCGCAAGGCCAAACCCCCCAGAGCCAAGCCCCCCAGAGCCAAGCCCCCCAGAGCCAAGCCCCCCAGAGCCCCGCACCCGACGTCGACCCGGCCCGCCGCACCATGCCGGTCATCGGCACGGTCGCGGCGGCGCGGCGGTTTCCCGCCGGCTTCCGCGGCTATCGCCTGGCCGGCGAGGAGGATGGGCTGACCTTTCCCGTCTACCTGACCGAGGCGCAGGCCCGGGGAGCCGCGAAGCTGCGCGTCTCCTACCTCTCGGCGATCTCGGTGGCGCCGGAGGCCTCCGAACTCTCGGGCAGCGTCAACGGCACCAGGGTCGGCTGGACCCGGATCCAGGCCCCCGGCGCCGTGAAGGTGGTGGAGTTCCCGATCCCCGAGGGCCTGCTGAAGCCCGGCACCAACGCCGTGGCGCTCACGGCGAGCCAGCGCCACCGGGTCGATTGCTCGACCGAGGCCACCTACGAGCTGTGGACTCAGATCGACCCGTCGCGCTCCGGCCTCGTCGTGGCCCAGGCCGGCGACCTCGACCTCAAGACCCTGGCGGCGATCGAGCCCGACGAGAGCGGGGCGCTGCCGGTCGGCGTGCTGCTCACCGAGCGGCCGAGCCCGGAGCGGCTGGAACGGATGATCGGCGCCGTGCAGGCTTTGGCCCTGGTCGGGCGCCTCGCCGGGCCGGCGGTGAGCTTCGGGCCGGCCCTCACCGGCCGGGCCGGCGTCACCCTCGTCGTCGGCACCGCCGCCGAGATCCGCGGCACCGAGGGGCTGGAGGAACTGGGCCCGATCACCGGCCCGCGGGTCGCCCTGCTGGCGCCCCGGGCCAACCGCGCCCCGACCCTCGTCGTCACCGGCGCGAGTGCGGCGGACGTGCGCCGGGCCATCGCCACCCTGGCCTCGCCCGGCGACGACACCGGCACGCCGGCGGGCTTGCGCCTCGCCGAGCTGGCGCGGGGCTTTCCCGTCCGGGGCGGCGAGAGCCTGACCCTGGAGCAACTCGGGGTGACGAGCCGCGAGTTCAACGGCCGGCTCCTGCGGGTCGGCTTCGCGGTGCGCTTCCCGGCCGATTTCGTCCCGGCCGATTACGGCAAGGTGATGCTGCACCTTGCCGGCGGCTACGCGGCCGGCCTCGATCCGAGCGCCCGGATCGTCGTCGACATCAACGGCCGCAACGCCGCCAGCGTGCCGCTGCCCTACAGCCGCGGCGAGGTGTTTTCCGACAGCGCGATCCCGCTGCCCCTGAGCCTGTGGCGGCCGGGGCTGAACCGGGTCGAGATCAGCGCCCAGCTCCCCACGACCGCCGACCGGGCCTGCGACACCCTTGCTCCGGGGGCCAAGCGCGCCCGCTTCCTGTTCCTCGACCGCACCCGGATCGACGTCCCGGCGCTCGCCCGGGCCGTGCGCAGCCCCGACCTCGCCGCGGTCAAGGCCGGGGCGGTGCCGTTCCTGGCCCCCGGCCTGGCGGCTTCCGGCCCCCGCCCGCGTCTGGTCCTGCCGACCCCCGACCGCGATTCGGCCTCCGCCGCCGCGACCCTGGCGGCGCGCCTGGCCATCGCGGCCGGCCGGGTGATCGACTTCGAGGTCGCGAGCGACGAGCGCGAGGCGGGCGGCGGCGCCCATCTCGTCGTCGCGCCGGTCCGGGCGCTGACCCCCGCCGCCCTCGAGGCGGTCGGGCTCGATCCGGGCCAGGTGCGGGGCATCTGGGAGGGCCGGGCCGAGACCGTGGCCACCCCCGGCCCGTTCGGGGCCGAGGGCGTCGTCACCCTCGACCGCCTGCGCCGCAACCTGCCGATGCGCTGCGCCCTGCCGTCCTTCACCACGCCCCTGCGCACCGCGGCGGCGCCGGTCCAAGGGCCGGTCCAAGGGCTAGTCCAAGTGCAGCCGGCCTCCGTGCAGGCCGCATCGCCGGCGCCCGGGCCCGATCCCGCCGACGGTCCCGCCGACAGCGAGGCGGATCTGGTGGCGCGCTGGGACGAGTCGGCACGCGGCTTCAGCGTCCCGGCGGTGCTCGCCAATGCCTGGACGGGCCTGGTCCAGCGGGCGGCGGAGGCCCGCGACCTCGTGCTGCGGCTTGCCGGCGGGCCGGCGCCGGAGGCGGTGCCGCTCAATCCCCGCGCCTCGCTGATCATCGCGCAAGGGTCCGGGGGTCGGGTCGCGGACGGGACCGTGGTGGTGACCGCCCCGAACGCCTCGATGCTCAAGGCCTCGGTCTCCTGCCTCGTCGATCCGGCGGTGTGGACCGGCCTGTCCGGCCAGGCCGCCTTCCTGGACGCCTCCGACGGAAGCCTCGGCACCGTGCAGCCCAGGCGCGTCGGGCTGATCGAGACGCAGAGACGGAGCCTGGCGAACCTGCGGCTGGTCTCGGCCGCCTGGCTCTCCCTCAATCCCGGTGCCTATGTGGCGATGACGCTGGTCATGGCGCTCTGCCTCGGGCTCGCCACGACGAGCCTGGTGCGCCAGCTCGGCCGGAGGAACCGATGA
- the bcsA gene encoding UDP-forming cellulose synthase catalytic subunit: MVRALRWLAWMGTTAAGLALLSQPVGTQNQLAMSLAAMAAMAVLWLALDGPRTRFVFLAMGSLVVLRYILWRVTDTLPSPGDPVSFGFGLLLLLCELYCVFILFVSLIINAEPLRRRPPAAVPASDLPFVDVFVPSYNEDAEILAMTLAAARQMNYPPEKLTVWLLDDGGTDQKCADPDLEKAAAAKARRSELQALCRDLDARYLTRARNEHAKAGNLNNGLASATGDLVLVLDADHVPFRSLLAETVGYFAEDPKLFLVQTPHAFLNPDPIERNLRTFERMPSENEMFYAVTQAGLDKWNGSFFCGSAALLRRQALDEAGGFAGITITEDCETAFELHSRGWTSAYVDKPLIAGLQPDTLADFIGQRSRWCQGMFQILLLKNPALQRGLKPIQKLAYLSSMTFWFFPVPRLVFMFAPLLHIFFDLKIFVASVDESIAYTATYIVINLMMQNYVYGKFRWPFVSELYEYVQGLYLSKAIVSVIWSPRKPTFNVTSKGATLDHDHLSALSLPFFAVYGLLLTGCLVAAWRYAFEPGVTNLMLVVGLWNLFNLLTAGAALGVCAERRQLERTPSLAIARRGQLTLAGRAVDVAIERVSAEACTVRMPAAFLAPGAGHRPVPGTLTVVPVAGARPAGALPVVLGPVTRSGADAVGRLAFGTLRPQDYVALAGLMYGDAEAMRRFQLRRRRHKDLFTGTLQFVWWGLAEPVRALRTAFAGEAPRPVRVEAPETAPVYDEPAPVAPPSPPVDLPLAPRTRPTLPVRPRIQADVQPQPHVAPQPHVQAEARTVPQAEPEAEGDWVRLMLDFENDRALAARGRRTDAA, translated from the coding sequence GTGGTGCGTGCGTTGCGATGGCTGGCCTGGATGGGGACGACGGCCGCCGGCCTCGCCCTCTTGAGCCAGCCCGTCGGCACCCAGAACCAGCTCGCGATGAGCCTCGCCGCCATGGCGGCGATGGCCGTGCTCTGGCTCGCCCTCGACGGGCCGCGGACGCGCTTCGTCTTCCTGGCGATGGGCAGCCTGGTGGTGCTCCGCTACATCTTGTGGCGGGTGACCGATACGCTGCCCTCGCCGGGCGATCCGGTCAGCTTCGGCTTCGGCCTGCTGCTGCTGCTGTGCGAACTCTACTGCGTCTTCATCCTGTTCGTCAGCCTGATCATCAACGCCGAGCCCCTGCGTCGCCGCCCGCCCGCCGCCGTGCCGGCGTCCGACCTGCCGTTCGTCGACGTCTTCGTGCCGAGCTACAACGAGGATGCCGAGATCCTGGCGATGACGCTGGCCGCCGCACGCCAGATGAACTACCCGCCCGAGAAGCTGACCGTCTGGCTCCTCGACGACGGCGGCACCGACCAGAAATGCGCCGACCCGGACCTCGAGAAGGCCGCGGCCGCGAAGGCCCGGCGGTCCGAATTGCAGGCGCTCTGCCGTGACCTCGACGCGCGCTACCTGACGCGGGCCCGCAACGAGCACGCCAAGGCCGGCAACCTCAACAACGGTCTGGCCTCCGCCACCGGCGATCTGGTGCTGGTGCTCGACGCCGACCACGTGCCGTTCCGCTCGCTGCTGGCCGAGACCGTCGGCTACTTTGCCGAGGACCCGAAGCTCTTCCTGGTCCAGACCCCGCACGCCTTCCTGAATCCCGATCCGATCGAGCGGAACCTCAGGACCTTCGAGCGGATGCCGTCCGAGAACGAGATGTTCTACGCGGTGACCCAGGCCGGGCTCGACAAGTGGAACGGCTCGTTCTTCTGCGGCTCGGCGGCGCTCCTGCGCCGGCAAGCCCTCGACGAGGCCGGGGGATTTGCCGGCATCACCATCACGGAGGATTGCGAGACCGCCTTCGAGCTGCATTCCCGCGGCTGGACCAGCGCCTATGTCGACAAGCCGCTGATCGCCGGCCTCCAGCCCGACACGCTCGCCGACTTCATCGGCCAGCGCTCGCGCTGGTGCCAGGGCATGTTCCAGATCCTGCTCCTCAAGAATCCGGCGCTGCAGCGCGGCCTCAAGCCGATCCAGAAGCTCGCCTACCTGTCGAGCATGACGTTCTGGTTCTTTCCCGTGCCGCGGCTCGTCTTCATGTTCGCGCCGCTGCTCCATATCTTCTTCGATCTCAAGATCTTCGTCGCCAGCGTCGACGAGTCGATCGCCTACACGGCGACCTACATCGTCATCAACCTGATGATGCAGAACTACGTCTACGGCAAGTTCCGCTGGCCGTTCGTCTCCGAATTGTACGAATACGTCCAGGGCTTGTACCTGTCGAAGGCGATCGTCTCGGTGATCTGGTCGCCGCGCAAGCCCACCTTCAACGTCACCAGCAAGGGCGCGACCCTCGACCACGACCACCTGTCGGCGTTGTCGCTGCCGTTCTTCGCCGTCTACGGCCTGCTGCTCACCGGCTGCCTCGTCGCGGCCTGGCGCTACGCCTTCGAGCCCGGCGTGACCAACCTGATGCTGGTCGTCGGCCTGTGGAACCTGTTCAACCTGCTCACCGCCGGGGCGGCGCTCGGGGTCTGCGCCGAGCGCCGGCAGCTCGAGCGCACGCCCTCGCTCGCGATCGCCCGCCGCGGCCAGCTCACCCTCGCGGGCCGGGCCGTCGACGTGGCGATCGAGCGGGTCTCGGCGGAGGCCTGCACGGTGCGGATGCCGGCGGCGTTCCTCGCCCCGGGCGCCGGCCACCGCCCGGTCCCCGGCACGCTCACGGTGGTGCCGGTGGCGGGTGCGCGTCCCGCCGGAGCGCTGCCGGTGGTGCTCGGCCCGGTGACCCGGTCGGGCGCCGACGCGGTGGGCCGCCTCGCCTTCGGAACCCTGCGCCCCCAGGATTACGTCGCGCTCGCCGGCCTGATGTATGGCGATGCCGAGGCGATGCGCCGGTTCCAGCTGCGCCGGCGCCGCCACAAGGACCTGTTCACCGGCACGCTGCAATTCGTCTGGTGGGGCCTCGCCGAGCCGGTCCGCGCCCTGCGCACCGCATTCGCCGGCGAGGCTCCGCGGCCCGTCCGTGTCGAGGCGCCTGAGACCGCCCCGGTCTACGACGAGCCTGCCCCCGTCGCTCCCCCATCGCCGCCGGTCGACCTGCCACTCGCGCCGCGGACGCGGCCGACGCTTCCGGTGCGTCCCCGAATCCAGGCCGACGTCCAGCCCCAGCCACACGTGGCCCCGCAGCCGCATGTCCAGGCCGAGGCCCGGACCGTGCCCCAAGCCGAGCCGGAGGCCGAGGGCGACTGGGTCCGCCTGATGCTCGATTTCGAGAACGACCGCGCGCTCGCCGCCCGCGGCCGGCGCACCGATGCGGCGTGA
- the bcsS gene encoding cellulose biosynthesis protein BcsS, with amino-acid sequence MLAASGPVRAADLRAPGADADWYTGAQAQAVDDSWAVAVDGSTSVTSNSSAFGSITVTAPLAGSPSQSGPRVRVEAIAGTYSYPGQAVATRVTGYQQEGSAMAGYEWVWRDAALAGFIGFNVRSNQLSVVDPGNPVVGTGIGLRVAANFYANPTDRTMVSAYGSYSTKFNAYYSRLRVGYMVADGVYIGPEALFLGDDFFRQYRIGAHLSGVKFGPVQMSLAAGYVQDRVQGSGYYSSIEARANF; translated from the coding sequence GTGCTCGCCGCGTCCGGTCCCGTCCGGGCGGCGGATCTCCGGGCGCCGGGCGCGGATGCCGATTGGTATACCGGCGCGCAGGCCCAGGCGGTCGACGACAGCTGGGCGGTCGCCGTCGACGGCTCGACCAGCGTCACCTCCAACAGCTCGGCCTTCGGCTCGATCACCGTGACGGCGCCGCTCGCCGGCTCGCCGAGCCAGAGCGGCCCGCGGGTGCGGGTCGAGGCCATCGCTGGCACCTATTCCTATCCGGGCCAGGCCGTCGCCACGCGGGTGACGGGCTACCAGCAGGAAGGCTCGGCGATGGCCGGCTACGAGTGGGTGTGGCGCGACGCGGCGCTCGCCGGCTTCATCGGCTTCAACGTGCGCAGCAACCAGCTCTCGGTCGTCGATCCCGGCAACCCGGTGGTCGGCACCGGCATCGGCCTGCGGGTCGCCGCCAACTTCTACGCCAACCCCACCGACCGTACCATGGTGTCGGCCTACGGCTCCTACTCGACCAAGTTCAACGCCTATTACTCCCGCCTGCGCGTCGGCTACATGGTCGCCGACGGCGTCTATATCGGCCCCGAGGCACTTTTTCTCGGCGACGACTTCTTCCGCCAGTACCGGATCGGCGCCCACCTCTCCGGCGTGAAGTTCGGGCCGGTGCAGATGTCGCTGGCGGCGGGGTACGTCCAGGACCGGGTCCAGGGCTCCGGCTATTATTCGAGCATCGAGGCGCGGGCGAATTTCTGA
- a CDS encoding response regulator, whose protein sequence is MLDSVRISLKVLNAAQLASVAAAAFGLAWFGGALSGTSRHAATERPAIAQNLVQAARAYADALDEELSASINDARNAALLLRLDDSTLSDAWRSGRLQDWLALNPRYRAAALVAPDGTLRAAGGPGGTQGDRALARNAQVAVAAGPIDAPFALTLALGLPGRSDRIVLRAAPGYFDEIGERVRRALAAGDGIRFAVAGADGRALVGALPAADDPRPHEAAPTRGSRDIASPGWLVTASAPGLPLTPAAGPDPRLIALGLALVIGAGGLGYALGGRVSARLRRLAEGTDPAGDADEAPVSRVREIAAIAGSVRDRAQSVDARLAGAGTGLDRVRGRLHTFETMSGWTCWEIDPETRQVVWSDLDGTGALAGADRVATLTDLAARFEPIDRPLLDLALAAALGADGPHDVVMRMRGPVPDSDGRLLLRFLRGRDDAGRTRIHALSRTIRAGEAADTPAGANERRRNLVLRRVTDGIVHDFNDVLTVVLINLGVLRRQTGLDPRQVALTDAALAGAQRGAALTRRLLGLVRGGELAADQPPAELASSDLAATVAAFLPFLQANVLRDAPVVTRIPGGLPPAACGERLVELVLLNLAFHVRDLGLHGFAIGAAEHPADAPPVAGMPEGPALRVLFASGRRPADAAARPAGRSSQIQALETVGRLLRASGCGWRVMSDGSGEEAFLAEAWLRAEERPAQDRPLQDRPSQERPAGARTAASPLNAIAGPPPQAALRILLVESDSLVRASLVEALAELGHDVVQAASGEHALELLGRDAAFDAMIADQAMPAMTGLQLAATVVERHPDLRVILASPHGQLPAAARRFLQLDKPFRREDLAAVLAARAA, encoded by the coding sequence ATGCTGGACTCGGTCCGGATCTCGCTCAAGGTGCTGAACGCGGCCCAGCTCGCCTCGGTGGCGGCCGCCGCCTTCGGGCTGGCCTGGTTCGGCGGCGCACTCTCCGGGACCTCGCGCCACGCCGCGACCGAGCGGCCCGCCATCGCGCAGAATCTCGTCCAGGCGGCGCGCGCCTATGCCGACGCGCTCGACGAGGAGCTCAGCGCCTCGATCAACGACGCCCGCAACGCCGCCCTGCTCCTGCGCCTCGACGATTCCACCCTGTCCGATGCCTGGCGCTCTGGCCGGTTGCAGGATTGGCTCGCCCTCAATCCGCGCTACCGGGCCGCCGCGCTCGTCGCCCCCGACGGGACCCTGCGCGCCGCCGGCGGTCCCGGCGGGACGCAGGGAGACCGCGCGCTCGCCCGCAACGCGCAGGTCGCGGTGGCGGCCGGCCCCATCGACGCGCCCTTCGCCCTGACCCTGGCACTCGGCCTCCCCGGCCGGTCGGACCGGATCGTGCTCCGGGCCGCGCCGGGCTATTTCGACGAGATCGGCGAGCGGGTCCGCCGGGCGCTGGCGGCGGGCGACGGGATCCGCTTCGCGGTGGCGGGCGCCGACGGGCGGGCGCTGGTCGGCGCGCTGCCGGCCGCGGACGATCCCCGGCCGCACGAGGCGGCGCCCACCCGCGGCAGCCGCGACATCGCCAGTCCCGGCTGGCTCGTCACCGCCTCCGCCCCCGGGCTTCCGCTCACGCCCGCGGCCGGCCCGGACCCGCGCCTGATCGCCCTCGGCCTCGCCCTGGTGATCGGCGCCGGCGGCCTCGGCTACGCCCTCGGCGGGCGCGTCTCGGCGCGGCTGCGCCGCCTCGCCGAGGGGACCGACCCGGCCGGCGACGCGGACGAGGCGCCGGTCTCGCGGGTGCGCGAGATCGCGGCGATCGCCGGCAGCGTCCGCGACCGGGCCCAGAGCGTCGACGCCCGGCTCGCCGGGGCCGGGACCGGCCTCGATCGCGTCCGGGGCCGGCTGCACACCTTCGAGACGATGTCGGGCTGGACCTGCTGGGAGATCGACCCCGAGACCCGGCAGGTGGTGTGGTCGGATCTCGACGGGACCGGCGCCCTGGCGGGGGCCGACCGCGTCGCGACGCTCACCGACCTCGCCGCCCGGTTCGAGCCGATCGACCGCCCCCTCCTCGACCTCGCGCTCGCGGCGGCGCTCGGGGCCGACGGGCCCCACGACGTGGTCATGCGGATGCGCGGGCCGGTGCCGGACTCCGACGGCCGCCTGCTGCTGCGGTTCCTGCGCGGCCGCGACGATGCCGGCCGCACCCGCATCCACGCCCTCAGCCGGACGATCCGCGCGGGCGAGGCCGCCGACACCCCGGCCGGCGCCAACGAGCGGCGGCGCAACCTCGTCCTGCGCCGGGTCACCGACGGCATCGTCCACGACTTCAACGACGTGCTCACGGTGGTGCTGATCAATCTCGGGGTCTTGCGGCGCCAGACCGGCCTCGATCCGCGACAAGTCGCCCTGACCGACGCGGCGCTCGCGGGCGCCCAGCGCGGGGCGGCGCTGACCCGGCGCCTGCTCGGCCTGGTGCGCGGCGGCGAACTGGCCGCGGATCAGCCCCCGGCGGAACTGGCCTCGTCCGACCTCGCCGCGACCGTGGCCGCCTTCCTGCCCTTCCTCCAGGCCAACGTCCTGCGCGACGCGCCGGTCGTCACCCGCATCCCCGGTGGCCTGCCGCCGGCGGCTTGCGGCGAGCGTCTGGTCGAGCTGGTGCTCCTCAACCTCGCCTTCCACGTCCGCGACCTCGGCCTGCACGGCTTCGCGATCGGGGCGGCCGAGCACCCGGCCGATGCGCCGCCGGTCGCCGGCATGCCGGAGGGGCCGGCCCTGCGGGTACTGTTCGCCAGCGGGCGCCGGCCGGCCGATGCCGCGGCGCGGCCGGCAGGTCGGTCGTCTCAGATCCAGGCCCTCGAGACCGTGGGGCGGTTGCTGCGCGCGAGCGGCTGCGGCTGGCGCGTCATGAGCGACGGAAGCGGCGAGGAGGCGTTCCTCGCCGAGGCGTGGCTACGCGCGGAAGAGCGTCCCGCGCAAGACCGTCCCTTGCAAGACCGTCCCTCGCAAGAGCGCCCCGCGGGAGCGCGCACCGCCGCCTCCCCTCTGAATGCCATTGCCGGTCCGCCGCCGCAGGCCGCCTTGCGCATCCTGCTCGTCGAGAGCGACAGCCTGGTGCGCGCCAGCCTCGTCGAGGCTCTGGCCGAGCTCGGCCACGACGTGGTCCAGGCGGCCTCCGGCGAGCACGCCCTCGAACTCCTGGGCCGCGACGCCGCCTTCGACGCGATGATCGCCGACCAGGCGATGCCGGCGATGACCGGCCTCCAGCTCGCCGCCACCGTCGTCGAGCGCCATCCGGATCTCCGCGTCATCCTGGCGAGCCCGCACGGCCAGCTGCCCGCCGCCGCCCGCCGCTTCCTCCAGCTCGACAAGCCGTTTCGCCGCGAGGACCTCGCCGCCGTGCTCGCCGCCCGCGCCGCCTGA
- a CDS encoding UDP-phosphate alpha N-acetylglucosaminyltransferase, with protein sequence MSPAAAGSAVGSAADWRAPYQGRAALAVLIGALVFNAALCFLNTAGFPVSGGTVMGAEVAIIALTLGFALDERPGPWLILAGLVTYGLLLVALRGSPDVKGIRDFLIPVVFYNLGVRSPDLRSADRAVLASGVIVVVMGLFEYCLFDTYQQYFNIVRYYVARGSMSPSEINEMTGSLFTSGIRPDSRTILPFLGPHRVSSVFLEPVSAGNFGAVLFSWALYRRTMRGRAWLFLCAALTIILADARFGAYVCVAIAGAMLVAYRLPRLLWFALPFTILLGLTVYGFESMQVTWQNDMAGRLLWAALLVTSLPPEGVWGILPDKLFLSDSGYAYALTQIGVAGALVAWGLFVLMPARNPDGWRLRCAMAVYLCLLLVISDSPFSIKTAALVWFMLGAADGGGAGGVDQPFPDRPR encoded by the coding sequence GTGAGCCCCGCCGCCGCCGGATCCGCCGTCGGGTCCGCCGCCGACTGGCGCGCGCCCTACCAGGGGCGGGCGGCCCTCGCCGTGCTGATCGGCGCGCTGGTCTTCAACGCCGCCCTGTGCTTCCTCAACACCGCCGGCTTCCCGGTCTCCGGCGGCACCGTCATGGGGGCCGAGGTGGCGATCATCGCGCTCACCCTCGGCTTTGCCCTCGACGAGCGGCCCGGGCCCTGGCTGATCCTCGCCGGGCTCGTCACCTACGGGCTGCTGCTGGTGGCCCTGCGCGGCTCACCCGACGTCAAGGGCATCCGCGACTTCCTGATCCCGGTGGTGTTCTACAATCTCGGGGTCCGCTCGCCCGACCTGCGCAGCGCCGACCGGGCGGTGCTGGCGAGCGGCGTCATCGTGGTGGTGATGGGCCTGTTCGAGTATTGCCTGTTCGACACCTACCAGCAATACTTCAACATCGTGCGCTACTACGTGGCCCGCGGCAGCATGTCTCCTTCCGAGATCAACGAGATGACCGGCTCGCTGTTCACCAGCGGCATCCGGCCGGATTCGCGCACCATCCTGCCCTTCCTCGGGCCGCACCGGGTCTCGTCGGTCTTCCTCGAGCCGGTCTCGGCCGGCAATTTCGGCGCCGTGCTGTTCTCCTGGGCGCTTTACCGCCGCACCATGCGGGGCCGGGCCTGGCTGTTCCTCTGCGCGGCGCTGACCATCATCCTGGCCGATGCCCGCTTCGGTGCTTACGTCTGCGTCGCGATCGCCGGGGCGATGCTGGTGGCCTACCGGCTGCCGCGCCTGCTCTGGTTCGCCCTGCCCTTCACGATCCTGCTCGGCCTCACGGTCTACGGCTTCGAGAGCATGCAGGTGACCTGGCAGAACGACATGGCCGGCCGCCTGCTCTGGGCCGCCCTGCTCGTCACCTCGCTGCCGCCGGAAGGCGTGTGGGGCATCCTGCCCGACAAGCTGTTCCTGTCGGATTCCGGCTACGCCTACGCCCTGACCCAGATCGGGGTGGCGGGCGCGCTGGTGGCCTGGGGCCTGTTCGTTCTGATGCCGGCCCGCAACCCGGATGGCTGGCGCCTGCGCTGCGCCATGGCGGTCTATCTCTGCCTGCTCCTCGTCATCAGCGACTCGCCGTTCTCGATCAAGACCGCGGCCCTGGTCTGGTTCATGCTGGGGGCGGCGGACGGGGGCGGAGCCGGAGGCGTAGACCAGCCGTTCCCCGACCGGCCTCGTTAA